The window AATCAAAAATACAGTAAAGAATGTGCTTGGAACAGCTAAACAAAAAATAGATGATGCAAGAAAAGCAAAACCAGATGATAATCAATCAATAAAATAGGATAATTAGATTAATTACTTAAAAGTGAGAGTAGAGGGCAAGCTTAGATATATATCTTAGGTTGCCTTTTTTTTTATTGTATTTAAGGTAAAAAGGGGCACTATAACTTATGAAAATAAATATTAAAAATATTAAAGTAAGAAGTATTTGTGCAACATTATTTATTTCTCTATTCCTTTCTTGTAATAATGGGATAGAAGAACTTCAAAATCAAAAGGATTCTATACTCTCTATATCTAATTTAAGACAAAACTTCTTAGATATTTTTACTTCTTTTTCTGATATGTTTACTGATGCTTTTGGTATTACTGCAACTACAACTAAAAAGGAAGTTGGTGAACAATTAGGTAAGCTTGGAAAAGCAGTTAGTGAAGTTAAAGATAAATTAAAAGAGCTTAAAGAAAATGAACAATTTAGTTTAATAAAAAAAGATAAAGCTGATGAAGAAATTACTAAGGTAATTAATACTTTAGAAAATATAGTTAATGGAGTAGATAAAATTAAGGACGCTACTGCTAATGCTGATGATACTGGTGGGGATAAGGATGCAAAGGCAGCAGATACAGGAAGTATAAAGAATCTTGTTGAAGGGATTAACTTTATTTATGGAGCAGCAAAGAAAACTGAGATTCCTTTAGAAGGAAAGGCTGTGAAAACTATTGAGGACTCTGGAGCAGTTGGAAAGTTATTTCATAATAACAGCACTGCTAATACACCAAATGTTGAAAATGCACTGAAAGGAGCTCAAAGAGCAGTTATTGCGGCAAACGGTGCAGATATATTGGCGGCAATTGAAGCAGTTAAGGGTAAAAGTAGTGGTCAGGCTGTTCAGATACAAAATGCAACAAATGCTTTTGAAATTGCTATTTCTACTGCCAGTGGTGCTAACGATCTTGGTAGTGATGTTAATACAAATGCATCAGCGATAGCAGCTGGTTTGGCATTAAGAGCTATGGCTCAGAGTGGTAAATTAGCTGCTCATTTCTGGTGGTGCGAAAGCAAAAGAAGTGAATTCAATATTAATAGGGTCAGTTTCTAAAATTGTAAATGAGATAGTTTCTATTATAAGAAGAACAGTTGATAAATGTTTAAAAGATGTTAGTGAGTGCATAAAAGAAAATTCTACCAGTGAAGTAAAACCTACAAATTAATATTAGTGTATCGATTTAATTGTCATATTTTATTAAGATTTTATAACTTTTGATATGCAGGAATATCTTGTAGGAATTCCTGCTTTTTGGATGTACTATGGTTAAGTAAGCGAAAAAGGCATTATGTATATAAGTAGTATTCAGAATATATATATATATATATATATATATCAGTATTTTTTATAGTGCTGTGCTAATAACTGTTGATAGTAAATTTCCTGGAGCTAGGGACCAATTAAAATTTAGTATAAAAATAATAATGTCATTTGAGGAAAACAGAGCTCTTATAAGAGAGTTGTTTTCCTTTTTGATATCTAATCTTTTTAAGTTAAAGGGTGGGAAAAAGGAGGCACGTAATATATGAAAATAAATATTAAAAATATTAAAGTAAGAAGTATTTGTGCAACATTATTTATCTCTTTATTCCTTTCTTGTAATAGTGGAGTAATAGAAGAACTTGAGAAGAGAAATACTTTCTTTGATTCTCTTGTCAATATAGGTCATGGGTTTCAAGAAATATTAGGTTCCTTTGGAAATACCGTAGGAGACGCATTAGGATTTAATGCTG of the Borrelia coriaceae genome contains:
- a CDS encoding variable large family protein; translation: MKINIKNIKVRSICATLFISLFLSCNNGIEELQNQKDSILSISNLRQNFLDIFTSFSDMFTDAFGITATTTKKEVGEQLGKLGKAVSEVKDKLKELKENEQFSLIKKDKADEEITKVINTLENIVNGVDKIKDATANADDTGGDKDAKAADTGSIKNLVEGINFIYGAAKKTEIPLEGKAVKTIEDSGAVGKLFHNNSTANTPNVENALKGAQRAVIAANGADILAAIEAVKGKSSGQAVQIQNATNAFEIAISTASGANDLGSDVNTNASAIAAGLALRAMAQSGKLAAHFWWCESKRSEFNINRVSF
- a CDS encoding variable large family protein, whose protein sequence is MNSILIGSVSKIVNEIVSIIRRTVDKCLKDVSECIKENSTSEVKPTN